One genomic region from Tachysurus fulvidraco isolate hzauxx_2018 chromosome 14, HZAU_PFXX_2.0, whole genome shotgun sequence encodes:
- the ube2d4 gene encoding ubiquitin-conjugating enzyme E2 D4 — protein MALKRIQKELTDLQRDPPAQCSAGPVGEDLFHWQATIMGPNDSPYQGGVFFLTIHFPTDYPFKPPKVAFTTKIYHPNINSNGSICLDILRSQWSPALTVSKVLLSICSLLCDPNPDDPLVPEIAHTYKADREKYNRLAREWTQKYAM, from the exons ATGGCGTTGAAGAGGATCCAGAAG GAGCTGACTGATCTGCAGAGGGATCCTCCAGCCCAGTGTTCAGCCGGACCTGTGGGAGAAGACT TGTTTCACTGGCAGGCTACAATAATGGGGCCG aATGACAGTCCTTACCAAGGCGGTGTCTTCTTCCTCACCATCCACTTCCCTACAGACTACCCCTTTAAACCTCCCAAG GTCGCGTTCACCACGAAAATCTACCATCCCAACATCAACAGTAACGGCAGCATCTGCCTCGATATCCTGCGCTCGCAGTGGTCTCCTGCACTCACCGTATCGAAAG TTCTGCTCTCCATATGTTCCCTGTTGTGTGACCCGAACCCCGATGACCCTCTAGTGCCCGAGATCGCGCACACGTACAAAGCCGACAGAGAAAA GTACAACAGACTAGCGAGAGAATGGACGCAAAAGTACGCCATGTGA